One window of Xanthobacter dioxanivorans genomic DNA carries:
- a CDS encoding type II toxin-antitoxin system RelE/ParE family toxin, translating into MSDAVETTRAFKTAWFSKAARKARIKDDELCEAIQDVIKGQADDLGGGVFKKRLNKNMHRSIILAKGGRYWIYEYLFAKKDRANIENDELEDFRALAKSYAMLDEKQVAQLLEDKDLTEICHGNEK; encoded by the coding sequence ATGAGCGATGCTGTAGAAACCACGCGGGCGTTCAAGACCGCTTGGTTTTCCAAGGCGGCGCGTAAGGCCCGCATCAAAGATGACGAACTGTGCGAGGCGATTCAGGACGTTATAAAAGGCCAGGCCGATGACCTGGGTGGTGGTGTCTTCAAGAAACGCCTGAACAAGAACATGCACCGGAGCATCATCCTTGCGAAGGGCGGCCGATATTGGATTTACGAATATTTATTCGCGAAGAAGGATCGGGCCAACATTGAGAACGACGAACTAGAGGACTTCCGCGCCCTCGCAAAGAGCTACGCCATGCTGGACGAAAAGCAGGTTGCGCAGCTTCTGGAAGACAAGGATCTGACGGAGATTTGTCATGGCAACGAAAAGTAG
- a CDS encoding TraH family protein, with product MVDAALIQQCADPGLKPAIVEKFIASAGSPDPLAVTVRSGNRVVLVPRPGTAEDAMAVVRQHVGKAVVRVGITQYPAGLGVTDVSELKPDLVDACANIRMGTKLFAKVYRIVTKWYGNAVDEAFEDAIDAWKTGNFEGKAVFSEPDPGDVKLAVPAPADADRNEAATAETAGPARPEPVDPNNAGIRIDLSGIGGSRPKSD from the coding sequence ATGGTCGACGCCGCCCTCATCCAGCAATGCGCCGATCCCGGCCTCAAGCCGGCGATCGTCGAGAAGTTCATCGCGTCGGCGGGCTCGCCGGATCCGCTGGCGGTCACCGTTCGGTCCGGGAACCGCGTCGTGCTCGTTCCGCGGCCGGGTACGGCGGAGGATGCCATGGCAGTCGTCCGCCAGCATGTCGGCAAGGCCGTCGTGCGTGTCGGCATCACGCAATACCCGGCCGGGCTCGGCGTGACCGACGTCTCGGAGCTGAAGCCTGATCTGGTCGACGCCTGTGCCAATATCCGCATGGGCACGAAGCTCTTCGCCAAGGTCTATCGGATCGTCACCAAATGGTACGGCAACGCCGTCGACGAGGCGTTCGAAGATGCGATCGATGCCTGGAAGACCGGGAATTTCGAGGGCAAGGCGGTGTTCAGCGAACCCGATCCCGGCGACGTGAAACTCGCCGTCCCGGCGCCGGCGGACGCGGATCGGAACGAAGCGGCCACGGCCGAAACCGCGGGACCGGCTCGCCCAGAACCTGTCGATCCGAACAATGCGGGCATCCGCATCGATTTGTCCGGTATCGGCGGCAGCCGGCCGAAGTCCGATTGA